Proteins encoded together in one Mycobacterium sp. MS1601 window:
- the hisS gene encoding histidine--tRNA ligase, whose product MTPQVSEFKAPKGIPDYLPPDSAQFVAVRDGLLTAARRAGYGDIELPIFEETALFARGVGESTDVVSKEMYTFADRGDRSVTLRPEGTAGVMRAVIEHGLDRGALPVKVCYAGPFFRYERPQAGRYRQLQQVGVEAIGVDDPALDAEVITVADAGFRALGLDGFRLEITSLGDDTCRPAYRQLLQDFLLKLDLDEATRARAQINPLRVLDDKRPEVKAMTADAPLMLDHLSDAAKAHFDAVLAHLDRLGVPYVVNPRMVRGLDYYTKTTFEFVHDGLGAQSGIGGGGRYDGLMRQLGGQDLSGIGFGLGVDRTLLALRAEGKTPAPTNRVDVFCVPLGEQAKLELAVLAAALRGAGVRVDLAYGDRSLKAAMKGADRSGAALALVAGDRDIDAGTVGVKDLSTGEQVDIAADEVVAHVLSRLSA is encoded by the coding sequence CTGACACCGCAAGTGAGCGAGTTCAAGGCGCCCAAAGGCATTCCCGACTATCTACCGCCCGACTCTGCGCAGTTCGTCGCGGTCCGTGACGGATTGCTGACCGCCGCCCGCCGCGCCGGCTACGGCGATATCGAGCTGCCGATCTTCGAGGAGACGGCGCTGTTCGCGCGCGGAGTGGGCGAATCCACCGACGTGGTCTCCAAGGAGATGTACACCTTCGCCGACCGCGGTGACCGCTCGGTGACGCTGCGACCGGAAGGCACGGCCGGCGTGATGCGCGCCGTCATCGAGCACGGTCTGGACCGCGGGGCGTTGCCGGTGAAGGTCTGCTACGCCGGCCCCTTCTTCCGCTACGAACGCCCCCAGGCGGGGCGCTACCGCCAACTGCAGCAGGTGGGCGTCGAGGCCATCGGCGTGGACGACCCCGCCCTGGATGCCGAAGTGATCACCGTCGCCGACGCCGGGTTTCGCGCCCTGGGGCTTGACGGGTTCCGACTGGAGATCACCTCACTCGGTGATGACACCTGCCGGCCCGCCTACCGCCAACTGCTGCAGGACTTCCTGCTCAAGCTGGATCTCGACGAGGCCACCCGGGCCCGCGCGCAGATCAACCCGCTGCGGGTGCTCGACGACAAGCGTCCGGAGGTGAAGGCGATGACCGCCGACGCACCGCTGATGCTCGACCACCTCTCCGACGCGGCGAAGGCGCACTTCGACGCCGTGCTGGCACATCTGGACCGGCTCGGGGTGCCGTACGTGGTGAATCCGCGGATGGTGCGCGGGCTGGACTACTACACCAAGACGACGTTCGAGTTCGTGCACGACGGCCTGGGCGCGCAGTCGGGGATCGGCGGCGGCGGGCGCTACGACGGGTTGATGAGGCAGCTCGGTGGCCAGGATCTCTCCGGCATCGGCTTCGGCCTCGGGGTGGACCGCACGCTGCTGGCGTTGCGCGCCGAGGGCAAAACACCTGCGCCGACGAACCGCGTCGACGTGTTCTGTGTGCCGCTGGGGGAGCAGGCCAAGCTGGAACTGGCGGTGTTGGCGGCGGCCTTGCGGGGCGCCGGTGTCCGGGTGGACCTGGCCTATGGCGACCGCAGTCTCAAGGCGGCGATGAAGGGGGCCGACCGTTCCGGTGCCGCGCTGGCGCTGGTGGCCGGGGACCGCGACATCGACGCGGGCACCGTCGGTGTGAAGGACCTCAGCACCGGCGAGCAGGTGGATATTGCCGCGGACGAGGTTGTCGCCCACGTGCTTTCGCGCCTGTCCGCCTAG
- a CDS encoding MBL fold metallo-hydrolase: MLITGFASGAGDVNCYLVAAAPGSAAIVIDPGDEAVATLEYYFAVNDLTPAAVLLTHGHATHAASAFDLGAGWDIPTYLHPADRPLLAELGAEQPENLLDVQGGEQLAVADILVGVEHTPGHTPGSVVYQVSADTDEGPVPVVFTGDAALTGYLLALDDQTVVLPGHGSSTTIGAVRRYTRN, translated from the coding sequence GTGCTGATCACGGGCTTCGCCTCCGGAGCGGGCGACGTCAACTGCTATCTGGTGGCGGCGGCGCCCGGATCCGCTGCGATCGTCATCGACCCCGGTGACGAGGCGGTGGCGACATTGGAGTACTACTTCGCCGTCAACGACCTGACCCCGGCGGCTGTGTTGTTGACACACGGTCACGCCACCCACGCCGCCTCGGCGTTCGACCTGGGCGCCGGTTGGGATATCCCCACCTATCTGCATCCGGCCGACCGGCCGCTGCTGGCCGAGCTGGGTGCCGAACAGCCGGAGAACCTGTTGGACGTGCAGGGCGGTGAGCAACTGGCCGTGGCCGATATCCTGGTCGGCGTCGAACACACACCTGGACACACCCCGGGATCGGTGGTGTACCAGGTGAGTGCGGACACTGACGAAGGCCCGGTCCCCGTGGTGTTCACCGGGGACGCCGCACTCACCGGTTACCTGTTGGCCCTGGACGACCAGACCGTGGTACTACCTGGTCACGGCTCGTCCACCACCATCGGCGCGGTGCGCCGATACACCCGCAACTGA
- a CDS encoding peptidylprolyl isomerase yields MPTNEQRREAAKRKLEEQLQQREAQAKKRRTMTIIGGSVAAVLVIAAVVATVVIVQRDSGGGSTTASAATTEPGLPMPEDGPTVAPPANGQLPPFTPLASTGANCQYPAAQAASKQNTPPRTGRVPTDPALISASMTTSQGNIGLQLDNAKSPCTVNSFASLAQQGYFNDTTCHRLTTAESLSVLQCGDPAGTGMGGPGYEFANEYPTDQYPQNDPGLQQPVVYPRGTLAMANAGPGTNGSQFFLVYADSQLPPQYTVFGTIDETGLATLDKIAEAGVQGGGQDGAPAQEVLIKTLALD; encoded by the coding sequence GTGCCGACCAACGAACAGCGACGAGAAGCTGCCAAACGCAAGCTGGAGGAACAACTGCAGCAGCGTGAAGCGCAGGCGAAGAAACGCCGGACCATGACCATCATCGGTGGATCCGTGGCGGCAGTGCTGGTGATCGCCGCGGTGGTGGCCACCGTGGTCATCGTGCAACGGGACTCCGGAGGTGGCAGCACCACCGCATCCGCGGCCACCACCGAGCCCGGCTTGCCCATGCCCGAGGACGGGCCCACCGTCGCCCCGCCCGCCAACGGTCAGCTGCCGCCGTTCACCCCGCTGGCCAGCACCGGGGCCAACTGCCAGTACCCGGCGGCGCAGGCTGCCAGCAAGCAGAACACCCCGCCGCGCACCGGCCGGGTGCCCACCGATCCCGCCCTGATCAGCGCGAGCATGACCACGTCGCAGGGCAACATCGGGTTGCAGCTGGACAACGCGAAGTCGCCGTGCACCGTCAACAGCTTCGCCAGCCTGGCCCAGCAGGGCTACTTCAACGACACCACCTGCCACCGGCTCACCACCGCCGAGTCGCTGTCGGTGCTGCAGTGCGGCGATCCTGCGGGCACCGGCATGGGCGGCCCCGGCTACGAGTTCGCCAACGAGTACCCCACCGACCAGTACCCGCAGAACGATCCCGGTCTGCAGCAGCCGGTGGTCTACCCGCGCGGCACGCTGGCCATGGCCAATGCCGGCCCCGGGACCAACGGCAGCCAGTTCTTCCTGGTGTACGCCGATTCGCAGCTCCCCCCGCAGTACACGGTGTTCGGCACCATCGACGAGACCGGGCTGGCCACACTCGACAAGATCGCCGAGGCCGGGGTGCAGGGCGGCGGCCAGGACGGAGCGCCGGCTCAGGAGGTTCTGATCAAGACGCTTGCGCTGGACTGA
- a CDS encoding peptidylprolyl isomerase has translation MTVPPPYGPPTPQWPQQPWPPHPYPWPPQPRNPTNGLAVASIISAVLLPPLGALLGHLSLWQIKKADDAAPQEGRNLAIAGLIIGYSLTLVTVLAVVAVSSLSSWVNSELDRYDPISVPAPLTPRPEPAGLPRFDPPADLGSACAYPATASPASKPVKSPRSGAVPTSPAVVAATMTTSDGAIGLELDNGKSPCTVNSFVSLAQQGFFDNTPCHRLTSNNSLSVLQCGDPTGTGTGGPGYEFANEYPSNQFAPDDPDLAKAVLYPRGTLAMANAGPDTNGSQFFIVYADSRLPPTYTVFGSVDETGLATVDDIAARGVVGGNLDGRPARPVTVESIRLD, from the coding sequence ATGACGGTCCCGCCGCCCTACGGGCCGCCCACCCCGCAGTGGCCTCAGCAGCCGTGGCCGCCCCATCCCTATCCCTGGCCGCCGCAGCCGCGAAACCCCACCAACGGACTGGCGGTCGCCTCCATCATCAGCGCGGTGTTGCTCCCGCCCCTGGGAGCGTTGCTCGGACACCTGTCGTTGTGGCAGATCAAGAAGGCCGACGACGCCGCCCCGCAGGAGGGGCGCAATCTGGCCATTGCCGGACTCATCATCGGCTACTCGCTGACCCTGGTGACGGTGCTGGCTGTGGTGGCGGTGTCGTCGCTCTCGTCGTGGGTCAACAGCGAGTTGGACCGCTACGACCCGATTTCCGTGCCCGCACCGCTGACGCCCCGCCCGGAGCCGGCGGGACTGCCGCGATTCGATCCTCCCGCCGATCTGGGCAGCGCCTGCGCCTACCCGGCCACCGCGAGCCCCGCCAGTAAGCCGGTCAAGTCGCCGCGAAGCGGCGCGGTGCCCACCTCCCCCGCCGTGGTGGCTGCCACCATGACCACAAGCGACGGCGCCATCGGCCTCGAGTTGGACAACGGCAAGTCGCCGTGCACGGTCAACAGCTTCGTCAGTCTGGCCCAGCAGGGGTTCTTCGACAACACCCCGTGTCACCGGCTGACGTCCAACAACTCGCTGTCGGTGCTGCAGTGCGGAGATCCCACCGGAACCGGAACAGGCGGTCCCGGTTACGAATTCGCCAACGAGTATCCGAGCAATCAGTTCGCCCCCGACGATCCCGACCTCGCCAAGGCGGTGCTGTATCCGCGGGGCACACTCGCGATGGCCAACGCCGGACCCGATACGAACGGCAGTCAGTTCTTCATCGTCTACGCGGACTCCAGGCTGCCCCCGACGTACACGGTGTTCGGTTCCGTCGATGAAACCGGTTTGGCCACGGTGGACGATATCGCCGCACGCGGGGTCGTCGGCGGCAACCTCGACGGCAGACCCGCACGGCCGGTCACCGTCGAATCAATCCGCCTGGACTGA